The Vibrio cyclitrophicus sequence CGGCTATTGAAGGTGTGAACGAAAAAAAGGACACATTCTTTTCGTTCTTACGCCCAAGCATCAATATTGAAAACAAACGTATCAGCAAAGAACGCGTATTTTTAACTAAGCTCTCTGAGTCTAATTTAAGCAATATTGATTCTGAAGACGTGTCTTATGCGAAAAGGTTAGGTAAGTTGTACACCCTACCTGTTCCTAGTGAAGGTTTGAATCAAGCATGGCTGACAGAGATGCTTAACCGCGTCAATGTACTGCCAGAGGCGCTTGTACTGACACAGGCAGCAAATGAGTCGGCTTGGGGGACATCGCGCTTCGCCACTAAAGCGAATAACTATTTTGGACACTGGTGTTACACCAGGGGCTGTGGCCTTGTTCCGCTACAACGTAACGAAGGTAGCTCGCATGAAGTCGCCACATTCTCTTCAAGCCAAGA is a genomic window containing:
- a CDS encoding glucosaminidase domain-containing protein, with translation MHKDTQASASKSLALKVTALAIVGSISLIGPYIYQEEERRRTTEQSSNSVDQFGNLTVSSSTPNFAAIEGVNEKKDTFFSFLRPSINIENKRISKERVFLTKLSESNLSNIDSEDVSYAKRLGKLYTLPVPSEGLNQAWLTEMLNRVNVLPEALVLTQAANESAWGTSRFATKANNYFGHWCYTRGCGLVPLQRNEGSSHEVATFSSSQESVHRYFMNLNRNRAYADLRAIRAKLAVQGDDILTTETATELTNGLLKYSERGSDYVTDLQAMIRHNAVYWKK